In one Streptomyces sp. NBC_01241 genomic region, the following are encoded:
- a CDS encoding sensor histidine kinase: protein MSFPLGGIQAGLNVEVRQAIADPGARPAFAIQVNALQAMCRQVFGFRLAMIAMATPFAIGHTAKGLASWLIGSAILVTFMGSYVLFRDWERFGPVLLRHPWLLGIDAFFGALLLITAGPESTLAYVTVCTPLLAGLVYGWRGAAVFTALQIVIVLGVYGTNTKLQPADATTFLLPGFCVIAGAVGVTLRNLLLRFGTASQALTETRARLAVNEAVEGERTRLAREMHDSVAKTLHGLALAADGLAGSSGRMDPLTVKHQAELVARAARRAAAESRELLSDLRRESGLDGGVDVVCELRARADDFTRRHGLTATFRLLDDAPIPQVPQAVARQLLTVASEAMENAHRHAHPTYLVVLVGVKGDVLRVSVYDDGQGLPPGTTLDDLRQAGHFGLVGMVERAASIGARIRIGKGQAARGTEVRLELPIAALTTALTTAPEPQHPD from the coding sequence ATGTCGTTCCCACTCGGTGGCATCCAGGCCGGGCTGAATGTCGAGGTGCGTCAGGCGATCGCCGATCCCGGAGCGCGCCCGGCGTTCGCGATCCAGGTCAACGCGCTCCAGGCGATGTGCCGCCAGGTCTTCGGCTTCCGGCTCGCGATGATCGCCATGGCCACACCGTTCGCGATCGGTCACACCGCGAAGGGACTGGCCTCCTGGCTGATCGGCTCGGCCATCCTCGTCACCTTCATGGGCAGTTACGTTCTGTTCCGCGACTGGGAACGCTTCGGCCCCGTACTCCTGCGCCACCCCTGGCTGCTCGGCATAGACGCCTTCTTCGGCGCCCTGCTGCTGATCACCGCCGGCCCCGAGTCCACCCTCGCGTACGTCACCGTGTGCACCCCCCTGCTGGCCGGACTCGTCTACGGCTGGCGCGGCGCGGCGGTCTTCACCGCACTTCAGATCGTCATCGTCCTCGGCGTGTACGGCACCAACACGAAACTGCAACCCGCCGACGCCACGACGTTCCTCCTCCCCGGCTTCTGCGTCATCGCGGGCGCCGTCGGCGTCACCCTGCGCAATCTGCTCCTTCGCTTCGGGACGGCCAGTCAGGCCCTCACCGAAACCAGGGCCCGCTTGGCCGTCAACGAGGCCGTGGAGGGCGAACGCACCCGGCTCGCCCGAGAAATGCACGACTCGGTCGCCAAGACCCTGCACGGTCTCGCGCTGGCGGCCGACGGCCTGGCCGGCTCGTCCGGCCGGATGGACCCGCTCACCGTCAAGCACCAGGCCGAACTGGTCGCCCGCGCCGCTCGCCGCGCGGCGGCCGAATCCCGGGAGCTCCTCTCCGACCTGCGCCGCGAGTCCGGACTCGACGGCGGCGTGGACGTCGTATGCGAACTCCGGGCACGCGCCGACGACTTCACCCGCCGCCACGGCCTCACCGCCACCTTCAGGCTGCTCGACGACGCACCGATTCCGCAGGTCCCCCAGGCCGTCGCGCGCCAGCTGCTCACCGTCGCCTCCGAGGCGATGGAGAACGCCCACCGCCACGCCCACCCCACCTACCTCGTCGTACTCGTCGGCGTGAAGGGCGATGTCCTGCGCGTCAGCGTCTACGACGACGGGCAAGGCCTGCCCCCGGGCACGACGCTCGACGACCTCCGGCAGGCCGGACACTTCGGCCTCGTCGGCATGGTCGAACGCGCCGCGTCCATCGGCGCCCGCATCCGGATCGGAAAGGGCCAGGCGGCCAGGGGAACCGAAGTCCGCCTGGAACTCCCGATCGCCGCTCTCACCACCGCTCTCACCACCGCTCCGGAACCGCAGCACCCCGACTGA
- a CDS encoding pilus assembly protein TadG-related protein, whose translation MIERSRRDAGQAFPIYVVMVAGLLFLVFAFFAVGKASALRNGAQGAADAAALAAAQQNRENFGTGFLASLPGDMLEQFLRAHRVYGCPAARKFAAENQARLSDCLPTLGGRRDRIKVEVKGRKPVDSSVIPGTKKRVAKATATAIVEFRCEWKALDFNDDGVMDLYIFTCGSAGTVEIAPGSPPPWSEVSKILYDVHLVDN comes from the coding sequence GTGATCGAGCGAAGTCGCCGCGACGCAGGGCAGGCCTTCCCCATCTACGTAGTGATGGTGGCGGGCCTGCTCTTCCTCGTGTTCGCATTCTTTGCCGTCGGCAAGGCGTCGGCCTTGCGCAATGGGGCCCAGGGTGCAGCGGATGCTGCCGCACTGGCTGCTGCTCAACAGAATCGTGAAAACTTCGGGACCGGGTTCCTCGCGTCGCTCCCCGGGGACATGCTGGAGCAGTTCCTTCGGGCCCACCGGGTTTACGGGTGCCCCGCGGCTCGCAAATTTGCCGCAGAGAATCAGGCAAGACTCAGCGACTGCTTGCCGACGCTTGGCGGCCGTCGAGACCGGATCAAGGTTGAGGTCAAGGGCCGTAAGCCGGTGGACTCGTCGGTGATTCCCGGTACGAAGAAGAGGGTCGCGAAGGCCACGGCCACTGCCATTGTCGAGTTCCGTTGCGAATGGAAGGCCTTGGACTTCAACGATGACGGTGTCATGGACTTGTACATCTTCACGTGCGGGAGCGCCGGGACGGTCGAAATCGCCCCGGGCAGTCCCCCGCCTTGGTCCGAGGTGAGCAAGATTCTCTACGACGTGCACCTGGTCGACAATTGA
- a CDS encoding type II secretion system F family protein yields the protein MTNLPLLTIGVTLLFGVTGVAGLHAYSGGKADRDALVDRLSHTGHIPETGRHRRFRGLDARLRKTGLGRKLELKLAATGLELTPGEFFVYSLLAMAGLWMIASSMLASFFGPVAALIGLWGANAFLNWQRTKRTERFINQLPELARILANATQAGLALRTSISMAADEMEDPAGEELARVSRRLAVGESLEDAMSELTDRLPSRELVVLVTTLVLSNRAGGTVVSSLRNLTETLEERKETRREVKTQLSQVTVTAYAVPMFGLGAMLLMNAVMPGALDRMTGAFIGQVAVVVSIALYTIGFIVIRRMSRIDV from the coding sequence ATGACGAATCTCCCTCTTCTCACGATCGGCGTCACCCTGCTCTTCGGCGTCACGGGCGTCGCGGGCCTGCACGCCTACTCCGGCGGGAAGGCCGACCGGGACGCCCTGGTGGACCGCCTCTCGCACACCGGCCACATCCCGGAGACCGGGCGCCATCGCCGATTCCGCGGCCTCGACGCCAGGCTGCGCAAGACGGGTCTGGGCCGGAAGCTCGAACTGAAGCTGGCCGCCACCGGCCTGGAGCTCACCCCGGGCGAATTCTTCGTCTACTCGCTCCTCGCCATGGCCGGACTGTGGATGATCGCCTCGTCCATGCTCGCCAGCTTCTTCGGTCCGGTCGCCGCGCTCATCGGCCTCTGGGGCGCCAACGCCTTCCTGAACTGGCAGCGGACCAAACGCACCGAACGCTTCATCAACCAGCTCCCCGAACTCGCCCGTATCCTCGCCAACGCCACCCAGGCCGGCCTCGCGCTGCGTACGTCCATCAGCATGGCGGCCGACGAGATGGAGGACCCGGCGGGCGAGGAACTGGCCCGGGTCTCCCGACGCCTCGCCGTCGGCGAATCCCTGGAGGACGCGATGAGCGAGCTGACCGACCGGCTGCCCTCCCGCGAACTCGTCGTCCTCGTCACCACCCTCGTCCTGTCCAACCGGGCCGGCGGTACGGTCGTCAGCTCGCTGCGCAACCTCACGGAGACGCTGGAGGAGCGCAAGGAGACCCGGCGCGAGGTCAAGACACAGCTCTCCCAGGTCACCGTCACCGCCTACGCCGTCCCGATGTTCGGCCTGGGCGCCATGCTCCTGATGAACGCGGTCATGCCCGGCGCACTCGACCGCATGACCGGCGCCTTCATCGGCCAGGTCGCGGTGGTCGTCTCCATCGCCCTGTACACGATCGGATTCATCGTGATCCGCCGCATGTCCCGGATCGACGTCTGA
- a CDS encoding TadE family protein produces MALTETKDTERRGRRYGDAAPARDGIRVRLFGRGRDRGQTAIEFLGVTPLIILLMIALWQCALIGYTFSLAGNAADETAHKGAISQGLRFTECRNTAEKHLPKAWRDGLKSAKCRSKSGLYTAEVKLQVPILVPGILNWKFPVTGNAAFPLEG; encoded by the coding sequence ATGGCACTTACCGAGACGAAAGACACGGAGAGACGGGGAAGGCGTTACGGTGACGCCGCCCCGGCGCGGGATGGAATCCGCGTCCGCCTCTTCGGCCGGGGGCGCGACCGAGGCCAGACCGCGATCGAGTTCCTCGGCGTCACACCGCTGATCATCCTGCTGATGATCGCGCTCTGGCAGTGCGCGCTGATCGGCTACACGTTCTCCCTGGCGGGGAACGCGGCGGACGAGACGGCGCACAAGGGGGCCATCTCGCAGGGCCTGCGGTTCACGGAGTGCCGGAACACGGCCGAGAAGCACCTGCCGAAGGCCTGGCGGGACGGCTTGAAGTCGGCGAAGTGCCGTTCCAAGTCAGGCCTGTACACGGCCGAGGTCAAACTCCAGGTACCAATCCTGGTACCCGGCATCCTCAACTGGAAGTTCCCGGTCACCGGCAACGCGGCGTTCCCGCTGGAGGGCTGA
- a CDS encoding recombinase: MLRVNPKILPRLAEIERYLVLRRKRTEEEQWLGKIEGIDLTLTFVRTKQADAARLTCRATVALGIPTSQPHSP; encoded by the coding sequence ATGCTGCGGGTCAACCCGAAGATTCTGCCCAGGCTCGCGGAGATCGAAAGGTACCTGGTTCTGCGCCGCAAGCGCACCGAGGAAGAGCAGTGGCTCGGCAAGATTGAGGGCATCGACCTGACCTTGACCTTCGTCCGCACCAAGCAGGCCGATGCCGCCCGGCTCACCTGCAGAGCCACGGTCGCCCTGGGCATCCCGACCAGTCAGCCACATTCGCCATGA
- a CDS encoding DUF5936 domain-containing protein has protein sequence MGLLLAGVMGLAVYGVSAGIRMYRRDAKLPGDLAIALEVGATRTSAVGSGIDRLGMRWAPAVLRMMGPKAVNKKRRQIDLAGNPGGLTIDRYAARRAVYGGLGALGAFTMLLRGQIFFALLLIAFGIFWVEVGIWSAVRVRRDHIDRTLPDFLDVLAVVVSAGLGFRQALGRVAEKYEGPWADELRITLRQMDMGVSRREAFEQLRKRNDSEQVAMFVTTLQQGEELGAPIVETLIQIANDMRRTDAQNARRKAARAVPKATFAVTTFLLPGTLVLLTVGFVYGANIDFGFLTGG, from the coding sequence ATGGGCCTGCTGCTCGCCGGCGTCATGGGTCTCGCGGTGTACGGAGTCAGTGCCGGTATCCGCATGTACCGGCGCGACGCGAAGCTCCCCGGCGACCTCGCGATCGCCCTGGAGGTCGGCGCCACCCGCACCAGCGCGGTCGGCTCCGGTATCGACCGGCTCGGCATGCGCTGGGCCCCCGCGGTCCTGCGGATGATGGGACCCAAGGCCGTCAACAAGAAGCGCCGCCAGATCGACCTGGCGGGCAACCCCGGCGGTCTTACGATCGACCGCTACGCCGCCCGCCGCGCCGTCTACGGCGGCCTCGGCGCGCTCGGCGCCTTCACGATGCTCCTGCGCGGCCAGATCTTCTTCGCGCTGCTGCTGATCGCCTTCGGCATCTTCTGGGTCGAGGTCGGCATCTGGTCGGCGGTCCGTGTGCGCCGCGACCACATCGACCGGACGCTCCCCGACTTCCTCGACGTCCTCGCCGTCGTCGTCTCGGCGGGTCTCGGCTTCCGCCAGGCACTGGGACGCGTCGCCGAGAAGTACGAGGGCCCCTGGGCCGACGAACTCCGCATCACCCTGCGCCAGATGGACATGGGCGTCAGCCGTCGCGAGGCCTTCGAGCAACTGCGCAAGCGCAATGACTCGGAGCAGGTGGCGATGTTCGTGACCACGCTCCAGCAGGGCGAGGAGCTCGGTGCGCCGATCGTCGAGACGCTGATCCAGATCGCCAACGACATGCGCCGCACCGACGCCCAGAACGCCCGCCGCAAGGCGGCCAGGGCCGTACCCAAGGCGACCTTCGCCGTCACGACGTTCCTGCTCCCCGGAACGCTGGTGCTGCTGACGGTCGGCTTCGTCTACGGAGCCAACATCGACTTCGGCTTCCTCACGGGCGGATGA
- a CDS encoding type II toxin-antitoxin system VapC family toxin has protein sequence MGRPQGRLSHGILLLDSEGLNRFIDNDPRIVGLVRAAQSKDTLVAVSNLTLIETWHSKVRMDRFRWHVSRLEVLPVTEAITWQAIDLLRNANLHGHKYAIDSVVAATALSYAGPRVVVTSDVDDINKLCGDRVRTVGV, from the coding sequence GTGGGACGTCCACAAGGCCGGCTGAGCCACGGCATCCTCCTCCTCGACTCCGAGGGGCTGAACCGGTTCATCGACAATGATCCCCGCATCGTCGGACTCGTCCGGGCTGCTCAGTCCAAGGACACCTTGGTCGCTGTCAGCAACCTGACGCTGATCGAGACCTGGCATTCAAAGGTCCGAATGGACCGCTTTCGGTGGCACGTATCCCGTCTCGAAGTGCTGCCTGTGACCGAGGCGATCACGTGGCAGGCCATCGACCTGCTCCGCAATGCGAACCTCCACGGACACAAGTACGCCATCGATTCCGTCGTGGCCGCAACAGCACTGAGCTACGCGGGTCCACGGGTCGTCGTCACATCGGACGTGGACGACATCAACAAACTCTGCGGAGACCGGGTACGGACCGTGGGCGTCTGA
- a CDS encoding DUF5753 domain-containing protein, whose amino-acid sequence MPSSSTPTERQKRLGAELRKMRVAAEATTAYAAGLLGIDRTKISNMEAGVRPIAPARVRTLACNYACADARYVEALAEMAEPRERGWWEQYRGTLPSGLLDIAELEWHAARIRTAQTVHLPGLLHTDGYARAVFGAVLPELSRLEIELRVAHRMERQQVLDRENPIAYVGYVHEVALRMQFGGRDVAREQLLHLCEMSEREHIDVRVIPVNRGAFPGAGHALLYAHGVVPQLDTVQLDSAHGPAFMHADAQLTKYRAHLDWMESAALPSAASRDFIHAISGQL is encoded by the coding sequence ATGCCAAGCAGTTCCACTCCGACAGAGCGCCAGAAGCGACTCGGTGCCGAACTGCGCAAGATGCGCGTCGCAGCCGAGGCAACCACCGCCTACGCGGCTGGCTTGCTGGGCATCGACCGGACGAAAATCTCCAACATGGAGGCCGGAGTCCGTCCGATTGCCCCCGCACGTGTCCGCACATTGGCCTGCAACTACGCCTGTGCCGACGCACGTTACGTTGAAGCACTTGCAGAGATGGCCGAACCACGCGAGCGTGGGTGGTGGGAGCAGTACAGGGGAACGCTCCCGTCAGGCCTCCTGGATATCGCCGAACTCGAATGGCATGCGGCCCGCATCCGTACAGCTCAGACCGTCCACCTCCCCGGCCTGCTCCACACAGACGGATACGCCCGCGCGGTGTTCGGCGCCGTTCTGCCCGAGCTGTCCCGTCTGGAGATCGAGTTGCGGGTGGCGCACCGAATGGAAAGGCAACAGGTACTCGACCGTGAGAACCCCATCGCCTACGTGGGCTACGTCCACGAAGTCGCCCTGCGCATGCAGTTCGGCGGCCGGGACGTCGCACGGGAGCAGCTGCTCCATCTGTGTGAGATGTCCGAACGCGAGCACATCGATGTACGGGTGATTCCAGTCAACCGAGGCGCATTCCCTGGAGCCGGGCACGCGCTCCTCTATGCCCATGGCGTCGTACCGCAACTCGATACCGTGCAGCTCGATTCAGCTCACGGCCCCGCATTCATGCACGCCGATGCGCAGCTGACCAAATACCGCGCGCACCTGGACTGGATGGAGAGTGCAGCGCTCCCCTCCGCCGCTTCCAGGGATTTCATTCACGCCATCTCTGGTCAACTTTAA
- a CDS encoding response regulator transcription factor, with amino-acid sequence MPDDVSRASGQNWAAQNHASQHTTSHVTPLNSEPSSPGFPVPAPAPVPQQSAASESMYPFPAPPPVPGVLRVVVADDNPVVRAGLGVLLSGRDDIDVVAEAADGRQAYDMAVLHRPDVVLLDVRMPGVDGISALPHLVQVAPVMMLTYSRESEIVHEALRLGASGYLVHGEFTAGELVQAVRDTKNGRAHFTATAANALLAHMRQGPGPQGRALPEGLGAALTTGVPYQGPGYDGHAPSSAQQHGAPAHAPKPEPAPPAMRPVHTAQGLSHLQPVVAQSSVTGGPGVTLNRRQYGLSSREVEVMELIASGMSNQQIAATCFISEKTVKNHINRIFTKLHSATRSEAIARWLGTAPTAGPGAHGAGGRRG; translated from the coding sequence ATGCCGGACGACGTCTCCCGCGCGTCGGGCCAGAACTGGGCCGCACAGAACCACGCCTCCCAGCACACGACCTCGCACGTCACCCCGCTCAACTCGGAGCCCAGCTCCCCGGGGTTCCCCGTCCCCGCCCCCGCGCCCGTCCCCCAGCAGTCCGCGGCATCCGAGTCCATGTACCCCTTCCCCGCGCCCCCGCCTGTTCCCGGTGTCCTGCGGGTCGTCGTCGCCGACGACAACCCGGTGGTCCGGGCCGGCTTGGGCGTCCTGCTCTCCGGCCGCGACGACATCGACGTCGTGGCAGAGGCCGCGGACGGCCGCCAGGCCTACGACATGGCCGTTCTGCACCGCCCGGACGTCGTCCTGCTCGACGTCCGCATGCCGGGCGTCGACGGCATCTCCGCCCTGCCCCACCTCGTCCAGGTCGCACCGGTCATGATGCTGACCTACAGCCGCGAGAGCGAGATCGTCCACGAGGCGCTGCGCCTGGGCGCGAGCGGCTACCTGGTCCACGGCGAGTTCACCGCCGGCGAGTTGGTGCAGGCCGTACGCGACACCAAGAACGGCCGGGCCCACTTCACCGCCACCGCAGCAAACGCCCTCCTGGCCCACATGCGCCAGGGTCCCGGCCCGCAGGGACGAGCGCTCCCGGAGGGCCTCGGCGCGGCCCTGACCACGGGTGTTCCGTACCAGGGGCCCGGCTACGACGGCCACGCCCCGAGTTCCGCTCAGCAACACGGTGCGCCTGCACATGCACCCAAGCCCGAACCGGCTCCACCTGCGATGCGACCGGTCCACACCGCACAGGGTCTTTCGCATCTGCAACCAGTTGTGGCACAGTCTTCCGTGACCGGGGGGCCGGGCGTAACTCTCAACAGGCGGCAGTACGGGCTGAGTTCACGGGAGGTGGAGGTCATGGAGCTGATCGCTTCCGGCATGAGCAATCAGCAGATCGCCGCCACCTGCTTCATCAGCGAGAAGACGGTCAAGAACCACATCAACCGCATCTTCACCAAGCTGCACAGCGCCACCCGCAGCGAGGCCATTGCCCGCTGGCTCGGCACGGCTCCCACGGCGGGACCGGGGGCGCACGGGGCCGGTGGTCGCCGTGGCTGA
- a CDS encoding OmpA family protein, translating into MADMECVRTRRGQRHVAGRAIAVAVLLAGSTVFGATTALADDGPSVPPGTEATSVPPVKLDPNDPDLKMPEGGTLAPAKVLDIVQVVEDEGGDERREDSNANIKFALQAEVLFGKDSAKLSSAANARIAAIAAEIKKQNSTKVRVFGFTDNLGSSAHGDVLSKQRANAVQSVLVKQLGPNVTFDIRGYGEQYPIADNSTEEGRKKNRRVEVSFPRGTSS; encoded by the coding sequence ATGGCCGACATGGAATGCGTTCGTACACGGCGCGGGCAACGCCATGTCGCAGGGCGGGCCATCGCTGTAGCGGTACTGCTCGCCGGCAGTACCGTCTTCGGCGCGACGACGGCTCTGGCTGATGACGGCCCGAGCGTGCCGCCCGGCACCGAAGCGACATCGGTGCCCCCGGTCAAGCTCGACCCCAACGATCCCGACCTGAAGATGCCCGAAGGTGGCACGCTCGCCCCGGCCAAGGTTCTCGACATCGTCCAGGTGGTCGAGGACGAGGGCGGCGACGAGCGTCGCGAGGACAGCAACGCGAACATCAAGTTCGCGCTCCAGGCCGAAGTGCTCTTCGGCAAGGACAGCGCCAAGCTGAGCTCCGCCGCCAACGCGCGTATCGCGGCGATCGCCGCCGAGATCAAGAAGCAGAACTCGACCAAGGTGCGTGTCTTCGGCTTCACCGACAATCTCGGTTCCTCGGCCCATGGCGACGTGCTGTCCAAGCAGCGCGCCAACGCCGTGCAGTCGGTGCTGGTCAAGCAGTTGGGCCCGAACGTCACCTTCGATATCCGCGGCTACGGCGAGCAGTACCCGATCGCCGACAACAGCACGGAAGAGGGCCGCAAGAAGAACCGTCGCGTGGAGGTCTCCTTCCCGCGAGGCACCTCTTCCTGA
- a CDS encoding TadE/TadG family type IV pilus assembly protein — translation MSKRTHTPGRTAAPTTATPRRDRGQVAIEYLGFLPLLLLVGLLAIQAGLAAYAANQAGTGARAGARMASMSTGDCDVQAAKDAMSGWTADRAKSIDKPASFDKVTCTISVDVPDIIPGVHIWGPAERSSTMPRT, via the coding sequence ATGAGCAAGCGCACGCACACACCCGGCCGGACGGCCGCTCCCACCACCGCCACCCCCCGCCGCGACCGCGGCCAGGTCGCCATCGAGTATCTGGGCTTCCTCCCCCTGCTGCTCCTGGTCGGCCTCCTCGCGATCCAGGCAGGCCTCGCCGCGTACGCCGCCAACCAGGCGGGGACCGGCGCCCGGGCGGGAGCCCGTATGGCCAGCATGTCGACGGGGGACTGCGACGTGCAGGCAGCCAAGGACGCGATGAGCGGCTGGACCGCCGACCGGGCCAAGAGCATCGACAAGCCCGCCTCCTTCGACAAGGTCACCTGCACCATCAGTGTCGACGTGCCCGACATCATCCCGGGCGTCCATATCTGGGGTCCGGCCGAACGCAGTTCCACGATGCCCCGCACCTGA
- a CDS encoding dihydrofolate reductase family protein: MRKLIYGMNLTLDGYIAAPGDDIGWSVPSDELFQFWSDQLQATDLTLYGRKLWQTMSSYWPTGDQQPNATPAEIEFARRWRDMSKVVFSSTIDKVDWNTRLVTGDAVAEITRLKAEDGGPMDIGGATLAGAAMRAGLIDEYVLATAPVLVGGGTPFFTAVDNWVNLNLVETRTLPCGVILTRYETRH; the protein is encoded by the coding sequence ATGCGGAAACTGATCTACGGCATGAACCTGACCCTGGACGGCTACATCGCCGCGCCCGGCGACGACATCGGCTGGAGCGTGCCGAGCGACGAGCTGTTCCAGTTTTGGTCCGACCAGTTGCAGGCGACCGACCTGACGCTGTACGGGCGCAAGCTGTGGCAGACGATGAGCTCCTACTGGCCGACCGGCGACCAGCAGCCCAATGCCACCCCGGCGGAGATCGAGTTCGCGCGCCGCTGGCGGGACATGTCGAAGGTGGTGTTCTCCTCGACGATCGACAAGGTCGACTGGAACACCCGCCTGGTCACCGGCGACGCGGTCGCCGAGATCACCCGGCTCAAGGCCGAGGACGGCGGCCCGATGGACATCGGCGGCGCGACGCTCGCCGGGGCGGCCATGCGGGCCGGGCTGATTGACGAGTACGTGCTGGCCACCGCGCCGGTCCTGGTGGGCGGCGGCACGCCGTTCTTCACCGCAGTGGACAACTGGGTGAACCTGAACCTGGTGGAGACGCGGACGCTTCCCTGCGGCGTGATCCTGACCAGGTACGAGACGAGGCACTGA
- a CDS encoding ATP-binding protein: protein MHSSPFTALCPVLAEARTTGLYPHPHPNLPSASLRGPHQQLPQLQQLPQPYLRSRGRSARGLALSFTLPGDVRSAFIGRTAIAAALEAHGLTPYVWPATHAAAELIAVTARMSPGKELYVSLRHRDDALRLLVWDQHPQHPESDMVTLCETRRRRALWLLAAVVDDWGGEWGACEASPPQRGTKSWVVLPR, encoded by the coding sequence ATGCACTCATCTCCATTCACCGCACTCTGCCCGGTTCTCGCCGAAGCGCGTACAACGGGCCTGTATCCCCATCCCCATCCGAATCTGCCCTCGGCCTCACTCCGCGGCCCGCACCAGCAGCTCCCGCAACTCCAACAGCTCCCGCAGCCCTACCTGCGCTCCAGGGGCCGCTCCGCGCGCGGCCTCGCGCTGAGCTTCACGCTGCCGGGTGATGTCCGTAGTGCGTTCATCGGGCGTACGGCGATCGCCGCCGCTCTGGAGGCGCACGGGCTGACCCCGTACGTCTGGCCGGCCACGCACGCTGCGGCCGAACTCATCGCCGTCACGGCCAGGATGAGCCCCGGAAAGGAGCTGTACGTATCCCTACGCCACCGGGACGACGCGCTCCGCCTCCTCGTCTGGGACCAGCATCCCCAGCACCCCGAATCGGACATGGTCACACTCTGCGAGACGAGGCGGCGGCGCGCGCTCTGGCTGTTGGCGGCTGTCGTGGACGACTGGGGCGGGGAGTGGGGCGCCTGTGAGGCTTCTCCGCCGCAGCGTGGCACCAAGTCCTGGGTCGTGCTGCCCCGTTGA
- a CDS encoding CpaF family protein translates to MSLRARMAAPEKNGGAREDSHMVATYRAKLLEEIDLAEMSSLAAADRRARLERVLSHIISREGPVLSTVERTQLIRRVVDEALGLGILEPLLEDASITEIMVNGPDQIFVERSGKVEQLPMRFSSHEQLMQTIERIVSTVNRRVDESNPMVDARLPSGERVNVIIPPLSLSGATLTIRRFPRAFTLQEMINVGSLDEQMLILLSGLVQAKLNVIVSGATGTGKTTLLNALSGLIPDSERIVTIEDSAELQLQQSHVIRLESRPANVEGKGQITIRDLVRNSLRMRPDRIVVGEVRGGESLDMLQAMSTGHDGSLATVHANNAEDALMRLQTLASMSEIKIPFEALHDQINSAVDVIVQLTRHADGSRKITEIAVLDSHGRDPYRIVTVARFDAQPMDAEGRINGEFKYLPIPRKIAERLYMASQPVPQAFGVADSAEQLATREAN, encoded by the coding sequence ATGAGTCTGCGGGCACGCATGGCCGCCCCCGAGAAGAACGGCGGAGCGCGGGAGGACAGCCACATGGTGGCCACCTACCGCGCCAAGCTGCTCGAAGAGATCGACCTGGCGGAGATGTCCTCGCTCGCCGCCGCAGACCGGCGGGCCCGGCTGGAGCGCGTGCTCAGCCACATCATCAGCCGCGAAGGACCGGTCCTCTCGACCGTCGAACGCACCCAGCTGATCCGCCGGGTCGTCGACGAGGCCCTCGGTCTCGGCATTCTGGAACCGCTCCTCGAAGACGCGTCCATCACCGAAATCATGGTGAACGGACCGGACCAGATCTTCGTCGAGCGCAGTGGCAAGGTCGAACAGCTCCCGATGCGCTTCAGTTCGCACGAGCAGCTGATGCAGACCATCGAGCGCATCGTCTCGACCGTCAACCGCCGCGTCGACGAGTCGAACCCCATGGTTGACGCGCGTCTACCCAGTGGTGAGCGTGTCAACGTGATCATCCCGCCGCTGTCGCTGAGCGGTGCGACGCTCACCATCCGACGGTTCCCGAGGGCCTTCACGCTCCAGGAAATGATCAACGTCGGCTCGCTCGACGAGCAGATGCTGATCCTGCTCTCCGGACTCGTCCAGGCCAAGCTGAACGTCATCGTCTCCGGCGCCACCGGCACCGGGAAGACGACGCTCCTCAACGCGCTCTCCGGCCTCATCCCCGACAGCGAGCGCATCGTCACCATCGAGGACTCCGCCGAGCTCCAGCTCCAGCAGAGCCATGTGATCCGGTTGGAGTCCCGTCCTGCGAACGTCGAGGGGAAAGGCCAGATCACCATCCGTGACCTGGTCCGCAACTCCCTGCGTATGCGCCCCGACCGGATCGTCGTCGGTGAGGTCCGTGGTGGTGAATCGCTCGACATGCTCCAGGCGATGTCGACCGGTCACGACGGCTCGCTCGCCACCGTCCACGCCAACAACGCCGAGGACGCGCTCATGCGTCTGCAGACTCTGGCCTCGATGTCGGAGATCAAGATCCCGTTCGAAGCACTGCACGACCAGATCAACAGCGCCGTCGACGTCATCGTCCAGCTCACCCGGCACGCCGACGGCTCCCGCAAGATCACCGAGATCGCCGTCCTCGACTCGCACGGCCGCGATCCCTACCGCATCGTGACCGTCGCCCGGTTCGACGCCCAGCCGATGGACGCCGAGGGGCGGATCAACGGCGAGTTCAAGTACCTCCCGATCCCGCGCAAGATCGCCGAGCGTCTCTACATGGCCAGCCAGCCCGTCCCGCAGGCCTTCGGGGTCGCCGATTCCGCCGAACAGCTCGCCACCCGAGAGGCCAACTAG